The genomic window CTCATCAGCTCCTGATGGACAAGAGGGGCCCATCTCACACAAATGTTTGCAGCACTTGATTCCAGTATCgtaatcaggaaaaaataatgagctTGTGCATGGACTAACGCATCTCACCATGGTCTCAGATGATCTTTGCACACTGCTGAGATACAttagagaaaacagaacagcacTGGTTTTGTCCCCAGGTTATGCCCATTCAGACTTTGGTCTTCAAGACCAAATCAAGCCTTTTGCAAAGATTCAAAGATTTAAGACTCTATGTCCAAGCTGATTTTAGTACAAATTAAGAGCAGTTAGCATCTCTCAGTATTGGCCCAAGATGATCCAGTTTTGAAAGGATTAAATAATTACACTAGCATCAGAAgcaggcttttaaaaaatatgaatatcaACTATGGAAACAATCTAGAGAATCTTAATATTGCAAGAAAGCAGTATTAACAAAGGAAGCAGGAATCAAAAGGCACACGTGCTCCACACCAGAGTCCCTAATTACGGAgataatgaatatgtatataattCTCTGTCTTATTCTTCTCTTCTGATCCTTTCATTCAAGCTGTCTTATGTGGACAGAGAAAAATGGGATatagggaaaggaagagagaactAGGAAAGTGACAGTTTATTTGCTATACAAGGCTCCCTTTTTGTCTCAGCACCTACTCTGTCATCTCTCATTGTGTCTCGGACAGATCACAAGATCTTTCCCTTACTGCCTCCTCCTACTCTGTCTCCTCTGACACTTTTCAAGCTCAGATGACACTGCTGATAAACAAATGCCTCTCTCCTCTGTAGCAGCCAAAAACTGGCAGCATGTGTGCTTTCATCTCCCGAGGGCCAGAGAAGTCATTCAGTTTCATCTCCTTTCTGGCAGACCTAACAGTATTTTTCCCTCTTAGAGAATGTGACAGAAGAGCTGGAAGAGGCAACAATCAACTGAAATAGTATACATGTTGTCAAGTGTggaagatggattttttttaccTCGTTCATCACCAGAGACTGTGAACTTGTGTGGACTTTGTCCAGTCCATAAGCCTACGTAACCAAGAAACGTGGTTCCTTGATATGCTATCTGAAACCAAGAAACATACAGTATTTTAGCATTCCGGAACTAAGCACTTTTTGAAATACAAGCAACATTCCAAAACAGCATCCTGTACTTTTTCCTGTGACTTTCATATATTGTTTTGGAAATCCCTTTAAAAACTCTTTGCCTTAAATTATTATAAACCTTGCAAAGTAAATGATAAAAGGACTCACAATACACTGCATTTCATCTGTTAACGATCACCAACAGCTACAAAAATTTTGTTCAAGTTAGCAAGGGACCaagtaagaaacaaagaattctgtatttgcaaaaaggacaaatgaatattaagaaaattaaactaaTGAGGACTGCACTAGCATCTAGTTCATTTTAGGCAATATTCATCTAAAACATACACATTGGTCAATAAAATTAACAAGGCTTTagaaaagggacaaaaaatTGGTCCCTGCCAAAACTGCTCTCTTTTCTACATTCTGTagtacttccttttttttaatgccttggcattttcttcttttatcatCTCCTTCCAAATAATGATCTTGACACACTAGATTGCAGTTTTATTTGTTCCGCTAACTGGAggtccagaaaacaaaacaaaaaaacagcactcaTCCCACATTCCTAGAAAGAGGGACTGTGGTGCTCTGATAATTCAGTAAACTTGCGTTGGGAACCATATATCTCAGATTaaatgctgctgcctgtgcagctGTACAGCCACACAGCATTGCTTCACAGAATACCACCCAGACACACCACCCACAGTTCATACCTGTCCGCTTTTTATAAACTGCACATCAATTGTAATTTTACTTAATATATCTACAAAGTCATAATCCAGGTTCCGACCATggtaaatgtttcctttttcatccTGAGCGACAATACTAGTAcagaacctttaaaaaaaaaaagagaaaattattttgtaaaaagcTACAACACTTTCAACATTACAGTCTAGTTGAACTAGCACAACATTTCAGGAGTAActgagtttattttcttctaagtaCTTTACACATGGAAGCATACAAATAAGAGCTCACATTACATCATTAACGCTTGCAATACACAACGTGAAAGAATAGTCTCGCCTTATACTTTTTCATATAATTTCACACAGCCTTCACTTtcagtttaaaggaaaaataaaagtatgagaAAGTTTGACAGTGTCCTGTACAAGTCATGCGCAATATTCACAAGGTAAAGACTTTCCAGAGAGCCTGGAATACAAAACTGTACAATATTTAACTTAAGACATCACACCTGACTTAGAAAGTCAAAATCCCTGCTACTGTCTATATCAGGTCAGATATAGCAGATCAAGTAGGAACCATGATTTCCACTTGGGAAAAATGTCATTATTTCAAAACTTGCTTTTTCTAAATCAAGATGAAAAGCCAACAGCAAAAAATGTCCACAAAGTATCagtttgaaacttttttttatttccttttttactaATTATAGATTGTTTGATTTCTATCTGGACCCTGATTATATTTTGATTAGTTAGGTTAAATGttcaaacaaaatcttttcagtttgaaaactgATTACTTTTAAAGCATTGACAATTTCAACAGCAGTCTAACTTCTCTAGGACAGGAAGTGTGCTGAAACTCATTTTTCAGTAATAGTTTCACTTTCatggaaacaatttttaataagTACGTTGTTCAAGAAGTATGCTGTTGCACAATGATCTTAGATATATGTTTTATCACTTAGGTTGCCCTGTGTGGAATCGACAGTCGGATTCAATGACCCAcatggatcccttccaactcaggatactcCGTAATTCTGTAATCGAATTAGCAGGTAATTCACAACTTATTTTATCTGAAGTTTTAAGTTTGTCATCCTAGTGATACACAGCACTGTCTGTTAAAATTGTAAAGGTAAAGAAAAGTTGCAGACTGGTAGTTTGCACTTGGTTGCTGTTCATTCTGGAGCATTGTTAGAGCCGAGAAACTTAAAATTTCTTAGGTCTTATGGGGGCTCAGGATGATGAGCACGCTCTGTGAGATATGAAGAACTAGCGTTTAAAAGGCTGTCTTATTGGGTATGCTGCTCTGTACCTCATCCAAATCAGCGTGCAAACTGCCTCCCAACTGAACATCAGAAATGGCATCAGATCAAACAGCGTGATTTATCTGCTGTATCTTCATCTGCCTTGTCAGATACTGAGCTAAAATGAATCTGTGTCCACGTCTGTCAGGTTCTATTACTCTCAGTCACTTACGCGGTGGATTCATAGGCGAAGTTAAGCAGAACTCCGTCACCCAAACTGATTCCCAGGGCTTTGCACAGCCCCAGGATTTCCCCTGCGAAGGGCTGCGGCATGAAGGACTCCAGCTCTGCCGCAATTGGCTGAATAACTTCGTGGACCCATTTTGGCACGGTTTCACTGCAAAACACGCTCAAGGCATTAGCTACCTATTAGCTGAGAAGGAGACAAAAAGGTTGGCAACTTCTGCTCCACCGAGTGCCTGTCCCAAACTGGGACCAGCCGTGCCGGGTGACACCGACCGCTTAGCACCCTCGCCCGCATCCCTCGCTGCACCTCACCGCCTTTCCACGCATCCCTCGAGAACCCTGCACAGCCCAGGCGATTTGGGGGCAATTCGGAGCCCTACATCCCCCACCCAGCTATCCCCGCCACCCCCCCCCGGTCCCGAGGAGGGTCCCCCCGCCGCCCCACACTCACTCGATGACCCGGGCGACGGCGGCGCGCAGGAAGGCGGGCTCGAAGTGCCTCAGCACGGGCAGCCACCGCTCCTCGGCGGGGCTGTCCAGGCTCACATTGCACAGCAGCGGGGCCGTCCCGgggccccccgccgccgctgTCCCgcacagcaccaccaccacgaccaccaccagcccctgcagccGGCAGCCCCGCGCCGCTGCCCGCCCCATGCTGCCTGAAGCGGCCGCAGCGGCCCCCGCCGTGCCCGCAGCCCCACGCCCCCGAGGGGCGGCTCAAGGGGAAGGGCCACGACATGGCGGCCAGATCGCCTCAGGGAGAAGGCGCCCGGCTGCGGCCTCGCCTCTCCCGCCCCGAGCTTCTCCGCAGGCAACGAATGGGTAAAAGAAAGGTTAGTGCCTGTGTCTTGTTTCCCCTAGCGTTGGTTGATAAGTACCTGAGAGAAAGAGGGTCTACGCCCTCTGTTTTAATAGGAGGGTAGAGGGGAAACTCGAGAAAGGGAGCACAGCTTGTGAAATTGGCTCTTGGGCACATTGTGAAACTgggcacagctcctcctgccacACATATGCCCGGGAAACTGCGCACAGCTGTTCAGCGAAGAGAGAATAGTACAAGTGGGTTTCCTACAAATCCGTATGCCATTCCTACTATTCTCCTGTACCTGTGGTCTCCACACCATGACACGTCCTCTGCCAGCTCCGTTACATGTCCTCTTCCCTGGAGAACAGGAGTTGTCCCCATCTTTCAACTCAAGAGAAGCctaaattttcatttacagcCGCAAGAGAAAGTCAACTTTCATTCTGTACAAGCTCCCTCATGCTtctatctgtttttttctttaggatgCAAGATGTGACCAAGAAACCCTTTGTCTTGCTTGTGGCTGGGTTAATAATTAGAAGTGATACAATTGTGTATTcaatgtaaatatatgtatgttgATTGAATGCTGGTTCAGGTTATAAACATTAACCTGGTTTCTTGAAAACCgaatacaagaaaaaacactcCACCATATTTTCCATTACAGTGTGCATATGGCACCTGTTTCTCCTCCttaaggaaatgaaacagaacttGACAAAGGGTAGTATAAATAAGTTATCAGGGAAACACGTGATTGGGTAAAGGGCAGAAAGGCCATTAGCAATCCCAGGTGAAGTAAAGGCTGAAACAGGAGTTCAACCTTTACTTTAAGGTCAAGAATTCATAGACCAATGTTTTTCTCACACATTCTcacaaaaaatcaaacacaagcAAGTACTACCAAACAATGCATGGATATGGGAGAACAAGACTGCATATTTCTCCTGCATGTGACACTACCCTTGTGTTTAAATGGGAATATGCAGGCTCCCTCCcatgtattaattttatttttgttaccttTATAGACTAAGCTGTGCTTTTCCTCCATTTGGTTTTATTAGTAGTAAACATGCTAAAAACAACCCCTTACTAAGTCTGTGAAATCACTACAGTAAGACAGGTATAAAATGTGTATGTAATATTTAAGGGATGACCTGGaatattcattttccttccaaatatCTATTCATTAATTTAATCAAATCAAGtagtcaaatattttttttttttacagtgaggttgtatgttttaattaatacttacacatacaaaaacagctgtaaataaattatattcaaTAAAAGACAACTGCCTTATTTCCTAGAATGCTTTAAAAACCAAGTCTGCAAGGATTAAGGCCTCTTTGGTCTTTCCCATTGATGCACTATCCAACTTCGCAGCAGCCTTCAATTTATAATTCTGAACAGAGCAGAGATGAATCCATAAGGCAATTCagtacttttttcttcccttctttaagagaagggaaaataagcATTTCTAGGTTTCTTGTTTCTTCAAGGATGATTAACTGTTCTTCTCCTTTaccattttatttcagcagatgttttttctttttcagaagcgCATCTCTAAGAGCCAGCTGGAATATGAAACAAGAGGGATATTCAGGTATTTCAAACTCTCAGTTTTAACTATTAAGAAAACAGTATCACATGGACAATCCTCGTTGATATGCCCATCATACACATCCCATTGGTATTGTAGGAACCAGACATTTGCAGATAAGATCACCAAACTTTTTAAGAGAATGCTACAGCTAACAGCTTCCATCATCTACGCTGAGGTAGACATTTATAGAGGCTTTGATGTATTACAGATAAGTAGGACTGCAAGATGAAAAATTAACCTGAATTGTCTTTAAACCAGTTGACTCAGGTGCTAGTAACACTGTAACTACAACAGCACTGAGTAGGCAGATCGCAGACAAAGGAGCTAGCCACATAGTTCATTCCTACTGTCGTTTTATGATTACCTATACTCAAGTTCAAAAGCCACTCAAATATGGCTGTGAATACAGACAACCAGAATCTGATGCACGAAGCTGGAAGGTAGTAAAATATCAGAATGCAATTAAGAAATTGTTTATAGGTTTTTACAGAAAACAGGAGTACAGCATTATCTTCAGCTGTAAAATTAAGAATTTTGGTAGCATTTATGCAGACAGATCTACTGATAGTAAGTCTCATTAAGCTATTTTCATTAAGTAAGCATATTACTAAGGAAGACTCCTAAAATTTATTCAAATctcagagaaataataataattgatcAGCTGAAACCAGGAGCAGAAACTGGCAAGTGCTAACACGTCCATTGACAGAAATGCTGTGGTTGCTTGGTTAAACAGTATAGTTAAGGAAAGAGTAggacttcaaaaaataaaacattcatcaATGCATCAGAACATCATTTAAGATCCTACACAGTTAGGAAAAGGATAGAGTAACAAGTTGTTCTTCTACAGACTTGTTTGGCaagaagagatgagaaaaaaactTCAGTCCAGCTGAGAGCTAAGTAGGATTAACAGGAATTTTTTGAGATTAttacaaagctgctttccaagggtgggaaggaggagaTGCTGCAATTTTTAATGAGTGCCATACACAGTCTCTTTAAGGTAATATACTATACACATTTTAGTTGGTAAAGGGGTTTAGATTTTGACTATAGactacatttcattttattctacCATTGAGGAGGGCAGCAGAAGGAATTATCTTAAAAACCACAGTACGCCAACCCACTTCTATTTTTGTACTACTTCCCAATCACTGTCAACAGGACGATGCTGTGGTCTAACTTAAATTAGAAGGAAGAAGGGTACTTTCATTTCACTGTTTAGCTGTTACCCTGGAACTCAAAACATTAAATCAGGAGTAAGGACTGAAAACATTCAAGATGACTTTCTAAAAACAGGGAGCCAAGTTTAAGCGTCAGTATAAcctcagttttgaaaaaaagattaaaggcACTATACTACAAGGGAGATGTTTTTGATCACACGGACACCTactttttacatatatttttaaaaagaacaaactgtTAAGAATCCTATCTCAGGAGCTAACCCAGAACTCTTGGGCTAAAATTACACCCAATTTCTCAATAGAAGGACAGAGAATTAACAGCAGTTTCATAAAACCACGTGGACTGTTGATTTGCTAcactttctgtgttttaagtaCTTTGATAAGGCGTCAGCCTTATATGAGGCAAAgcagaatgacaaaaaataaaagactacaCAGGATATTAGTCCAAGTCTTCTTCTTCAACAGAAATACTCAAGAAATACTTCCTGTTGAGTCTATAAACTTCTTCAGTATTGTTGCTGTTAAGACAACAAGTGGCCAACAAATACACCAACTTAATAGAATCCTGGAAACAACTCtcagggacagagaagggtTTGTAAAAAGCAGCACCTGAACATGCCCTACCACAAGACAACACTTAAGTAAACACAAATCActaacactgaagaaaagaagccTGCATACCTGGATTATTCTCGAAGTTTTTCCTCATAAAACTGAACTACTTTGAAGGTGTTCTAACACCCTGTAACACCCCTGACTGGCCACCTGCCAGGTTAGATAAAGGGATTTTAAGGCCCATTTTTGTTGTTAACACAGATCTACCCTGGAAACACAGTAGGGCAAAACAATATGCCTGTATCAACACCAGCAACAGCTGCCACAGTTTAGGCATCAACCCAGCTGAGGTGCATGACAGAAGTGAGGGGACTCTGTCCACACTCCATGTCTGCCACTTCATCTCAGCTGTGTGGGGAAGCTACACAGACTCCCTGGCCTGTGCCAGGGACAAAGTCATCACCTGAACTTTCTGCCTCACCTTTTAGTTATCCCTTCAGCTACCTTGGCACAGCTGCCTGTGGGAACACACAGTAACCGGACTACCAAAGAGATGCACTTTTAACTTACGTGTGCTTTTGGGAAGGCTGTTTTGAATCCTGCATCAGCCCCATAACTAAGCTCGTAACTGAGGAAGCAGTAGAAGGCAAAGGCATCACCACTGAGAGCAGCATATTGCCAAACTATGGCAGCAGACTAGACCAAAGAAGTGACTTAATTTTTGTGTACAGCTCTGAAAGGTTCTAAAGAGTACTGGCATCTGTCCCTTAAGTGCATTTGTATCAAGCTATCAGATGACCTCAAGCCAGGAGAGCTGAGTCCATAATATGACAGTAATAGGAGAAAGGTCAAAGACAGATTATGGGGAGTGAAGAAACACACGCTAGAAGCTTGTCCTAAAGACCAACTCCACTGTATCGGGGGAAAGATTTCTTCTATCACAACATTACAGTTCGAACATAATCTGTTATTGCttaaagggagaaaagaaatcaaaccaCATTTTAATCATCTTGCTAACTTATCCATGATTTTGCAACAGTGCATGGTTCTTTGTGCATAGTCACGAGCAGATTCTGACAAAGCATTCTCCTCCACCCCCACAGTCCCTGATATACTTCCTCTGGGTAGGTTTCATGGGAAGCAACCTAACTCACAACCTTTTCCAGTGATTAATCCATCAAATTAAACACCAAAATCTTAGGGTGTAGGCTAGACAGCACTTCACCAGCATTACAAGTTTATTGCTCAGACTGCCCCATCTGATTTCAACGTGAAATGTTACCTGTTTTTCCCTGAAAGAACGCTTATTTTTGGTCCGGACATTATGGCTGTATCTCATCATCATGAagttcttctgctttttcttctctttattggTAGAACTGGCAAATGGGttcattcttgttttctttttcacgAATTCTTTTCTATCCGTTTTTCCGGCCTAGAACAGACAACACACCATAATAAGAGAGGGCTTTATTATTTGTCCTTCCTTACAGCAAACGTCAGCTGCTAGGGTGAAGGTTCTAGAGCAGCAAGTATACATCCAGATTGTGTGACTTGCTGCGTGTATTAACTGCATTCCTCCATGCTGGCTGTGTTAAGTATCAGTGAAAATTAAGGGTTGTCTATATTTTCATCTTCACCTGCGACCAGCAAGAGGTTGTTTATCAGTTACAGCCACGATgcaacagtaaaaaataatttaaccaAAACACAGATGGCAGCTGGGCATCTGTCTTACAGATTCAACACCACCTCCTTATTCCACAGGAGACAAGATCACAAACCCCACAAATGTCTAAAAAGAGGATATGAAACAGCCCAGTTCCTCACCATTGCAGTTGCCAATCTTGTCTCCTTGTCTGACTTTGGCTTCTTATGTAGATGTTCGATATCTCTGAGTGAAAGCAACTCGCCCCTACGCACACAGAAATCCAACAGAAGGTTGTCACACACAAATCATCTGGCCAGAAAAGCATGATGTCCTCCTAACCTTTTGTCTCTCACCCATTTCTCAGGCTATTGTTCCCCTATACACATTCACACAGGCACTTTTTGTTCCTCCTCTTAGGCTAATCCTCATGCTTGGGACAACCCTTACAAAACAACCCTTCTCTTATGACTGTTTTTCGAGTCCAGCTTGAACCACAACATTTAAGAAGCTCTGGAGATACAGACTTGCAACTACTGCTAAGAAAATAACACTCCTATTGCTCTGAACAAACTACTCCCACAGTTTCCATTGGCccctcttgctttttttcttccaggtaTAAATAAATCCCCCAGGCCAGGATCCATTCTAGGCCATGTGGCTGTTTGCCACCTGCTACCATGGGATAATGGCCAAAAGCAGAGCTCTGTACCCTACAGCAATTCAAAGTTTTATCACCAGACTGGGGGGCGTGGGGGTGGAAAACGCAAGAGACAATACTTCACATCCTACCTGCTCTCCTCTTCATCAtctatttcaatatttttcctctttgcagctTTGCCTGGTGCAGAATTGAGCTCTTTGGAGAGCTGAGCAACACGTATTTTGTGGAATTCTTCTTGCGTTAGCAGCCTGCTTGTACTGACTGCTGCAGCTTTAGCTTTCCGTTCCTCTATAGGCAtgcttttcatcttctctgCCTTCAAAACAAGTACAAAAGAACAATCATCCAGCGCTCTGCAAACCATTTGTTCTACAATCCATGACCCTCTTGCCTCCCAGATATCCACACAGGGGGAACAATGCTGGGAAATGCTCCAAACTGTTATTAGGATTCTTAAGAGTCATATCTAACAatgtggtatttaaaaaaaaaagggtactACATTTCCTCTGAAATATTAAGGAATTGAAAGTTAAAATAGCTTTGAAGGAGCTTAGCACTCAAAGAGAATTCCCCAACTCTCCCCCCTcaccctgagagcaaacatttCAGCACAGCTGCAAAAACATACTTCAACTCGGTGATTTTGGTCAAGTTACCATGTAGGTAGTTATGAGCAGCCACAAGAAGGTAGAACAAGAGAATGTGGACTGCTATTAACAAGTCCCTTTTCTATTTGGGGTAGAACACGCTTGGAACTCACCACTTCTTGCTGCTCCTCATCTGAAGAGTGGTGGACATCAATCCATTCTCCATCTTCATCATCTTCTCCCTCACTCATACTAGCACTTTCCCATCCATCTGCTCAAGGGAACAATTGCACAGAGCTGCTAGTACAGAGTTGGTTGAACTCTTCGCATTTCCAATAATTTCAGAGTGGATCCTAAGCTCTCACTGCCTTTTAGTACCTAACTACATTTATGCCCAGGGACACAAAGCTGTATGATCTCAGCATCCCAGCCTCAGAACTACATAGGTATTCTAAAGACTTAAAGATACTTCACACATTTGATCATGAATTGGGAATAATATTTTTAGACATCCACGGTTGAACAGACCAGTAGCTCTCATGCTGTCCCACTGGCAAGTTCAGCTACTAAATTCCACCTGGCCTGCAAAGTCAAAGCATCACATGGCGTAACTCTGACAGCAACTGATTCAGAGCTGTACAAAGACATCTCAGCCTTCATTTCTTAGCACACTTACATCACGTGCATGTACAGCTATGGAAACCAACTTTTAGTGATAACCACATACGGCAGCGTAAGATATTTGAACACACACAACAGAATTGTTAAAACCTGTTCTATCTTGTCATTATTGTGAGCTGCAGTctccttaaaacatttttgttatgaACTTAAATAAACCTGCAAGAATAGTGAACAAAGCCTTTACAGGAAATGCATTTACatacatttctttcattctaaAGAATACCAACCATAGAGGATAGCTAATCAGTTTGCAGCAAGTCACTGTTGCAGCAAATTGTACCAAAACCCTATGGGTAAAGGGTAACTCTCAAGTTATGTTCAAGGCCCTCAAAACAAGCAGCTGCATTTAAGAGAGTCTCTGAAGAAATACATTGGTTTACAACTGCTAATCCTTACCACACTCGTTCAGCAACATTTCCGGCCCCTTCCACTTTATCTAACCCAAGGAAGGAAGCAATGCAATTTAAAGCAAAGTTACTCTCTATGACCTGTTTCGCTTCTCTTTGCTGTTCAAAAtccctctttcctctctcttttatttcatCTATTATATGAAGCAATGCATTGACTATCAGATCTCTCAGGATAAATTGCACTTAACTCGAGGACAGTATCAGTGCTTCTTAATGGATAAATACAGACACGTACAAACCACACCGCATGTGACAGCAGCGAATGAAATGCATGAACACCAAgtccaaaaaaaatcttagcaGCAGTGATGCACAACACAgaagtaataaagaaaaaaggccaACCTTCCTCtaggttttttcctttttcctcttcattcacAACCTCCAGTACTTCTGCTCCTGGAATATAGTCTTTGGCATCCAGTTCTCCATATTCATGAATCTTGGCTTCCACTGAGGCTTCAGTAGGTTTACCctgtaagtaaataaaacacattaagCAGGCTGCTATCTTAACTCACACAAGCCCATAAAAATAGGGGGTGGAGTTGTAGGAAATAAATTCTGCCTGATGAAATGTGAAAAGATCTTGAATTGCTATAAAGAAGTTGAACAAACTGCAGGAAGACAGGCTTCTGCAGCATGAAGCTTCTGCCAGTAAGTTTGATGAGTAAAGAAGCCTTGAAACAAGAGAAAGCCATGTCAAAATGCAGCAAGAAAACAggcctggaaagaaaaaaaatgagtgattCCATCATATTCTCAAGAAGCTCTGAGAGCAGTTGTTTTTGAGCACATAAGCTTACATTTATGGTGAATGTAATGCAGAGAAAACACTTactctgtatttcttctgtagCATCTCTGGGTTCAGCGAACGGAAGAGGTGTATCAGAGTTCTTGCAGACATCATCACATCTAGCCAGAAAAATAGAGTCAGGACTAAGTACAGTAAAGCAGAATCCTGAGCAAACCAAAGTGCACTGAGATAAACCGCATTACAGCCTATTCgtgtattttctgaaatactagCTCCCACTGATTTCTCCAATGCAGGATCCAGCTCTCAGGGCCAAATCTTTGTTAACAAGCAGCTGCCCTTCTCCAGTTCTGTCAGCTGTTTCCCTTGCCATAACTACCCATGACTGTTTGACTAAGTATATGCATAGAAATGCaacagacattaaaaatgatACCTCTCAGCCCACCAAAAAACACAGTACTATTATGAAGGCTATAACAGAGGACCAGAtgacaagaaaaagggaagaaagatcTAAGAGTCATATCTGTATAACAtactcacttttatttttatgagtcTTGTAGTGAACAaggtcatggagcagatcttcaGTCATAGCTAATGGACATCTCgctgtgatttcttttattGCATTGATTCTAAAAAttcaaagtgaaatattttcctgaataaCATGGTTGGGAGAGGCACTCACTGGCCCAGTAATAGACTGGATTATCTCACACTTGATGAATCTTCTGAAGCATTAGGTGTAACAGAGGGGAATATAACAGGATGCTCTCTGCCATAG from Anas acuta chromosome 4, bAnaAcu1.1, whole genome shotgun sequence includes these protein-coding regions:
- the NAAA gene encoding N-acylethanolamine-hydrolyzing acid amidase — its product is MGRAAARGCRLQGLVVVVVVVLCGTAAAGGPGTAPLLCNVSLDSPAEERWLPVLRHFEPAFLRAAVARVIDETVPKWVHEVIQPIAAELESFMPQPFAGEILGLCKALGISLGDGVLLNFAYESTAFCTSIVAQDEKGNIYHGRNLDYDFVDILSKITIDVQFIKSGQIAYQGTTFLGYVGLWTGQSPHKFTVSGDERAGGSWWENAIAAFLNRNYPVSWLVRDTLSRAEDFQSAVLRLAGIPIIAEVYYIVGGVSPKEGMVITRNRRGPADLWPLDPLSGAWFRVETNYDHWTTPPPFDDRRTPAMKALNATGQQNINFDTLFQVLSVKPVLNDNTVYTTVMSAAFPEKYQTWIRTMK